From the genome of Psychroserpens ponticola, one region includes:
- a CDS encoding ATP-grasp domain-containing protein → MNSKLHVLIPDGNSTWALSVLNCLSQSSEYEFFVLSDKKRTATRFSKYTSYYKYYKRTTDNDWLNIISKEIVDQTISIIVPIAEDEIRFFITNSDRLPKSVKVIPLPKINDFETAINKHMLSRFLDEAHLPHPKYSYFKSFESYSNELLELQFPVLLKPLHEKGGDGILKFKNQEKLDSYIHKHSDFSDLFIQEFIDGYDIDCSVLCLNGKVLTHTIQKGNLEGHSSFAPQLGFEFLKNDVLLSVIKQLMQALNWSGVAHIDLRYDVKTKDYKIIEINARFWGSVEGSKFAGINFPDLAIQLAMNNEIENTQFNEIEYMRFKGVLKSIKRKPSFLFKKNYLLNNSETKSFLKDPLPTCYRFIEWLERRFNFILLFLSQEFAFYTIY, encoded by the coding sequence ATGAATTCAAAGTTGCATGTTTTAATTCCTGATGGTAATAGCACATGGGCTTTGTCTGTTTTAAACTGCTTGTCTCAAAGTTCAGAGTACGAATTTTTTGTGTTGTCAGATAAGAAACGAACAGCTACAAGATTCTCAAAATATACATCGTATTATAAATATTATAAAAGAACTACAGATAATGATTGGTTGAATATTATTTCTAAGGAAATTGTAGATCAGACCATTTCAATTATTGTCCCTATAGCTGAAGATGAAATTAGATTTTTTATAACTAATTCTGATCGTTTACCGAAATCTGTAAAAGTTATTCCTCTACCGAAAATCAATGATTTTGAAACAGCTATTAATAAACATATGCTTAGTCGCTTTTTAGATGAAGCACATTTGCCACATCCAAAATACAGTTATTTTAAAAGCTTTGAATCCTATTCAAATGAATTGCTTGAGTTGCAATTTCCTGTATTATTAAAGCCATTGCATGAAAAAGGAGGTGATGGTATCTTAAAATTTAAGAATCAAGAAAAGTTGGATAGTTATATTCATAAACATTCTGATTTTAGTGATTTATTCATTCAAGAATTTATCGATGGCTATGATATAGATTGTAGTGTGCTTTGTTTAAATGGAAAAGTACTTACGCATACCATACAAAAAGGGAATTTAGAAGGGCATAGTTCATTTGCACCTCAATTAGGTTTTGAATTTTTGAAAAATGATGTACTGCTTTCCGTTATAAAACAACTCATGCAAGCCTTAAATTGGTCTGGAGTTGCTCATATTGATTTGCGATACGATGTGAAAACTAAAGATTATAAAATTATTGAAATAAACGCTCGTTTTTGGGGAAGTGTTGAAGGATCTAAATTTGCTGGAATAAATTTCCCGGATTTAGCAATTCAATTGGCAATGAATAACGAGATCGAGAATACACAATTTAACGAGATTGAGTATATGCGTTTTAAAGGCGTATTAAAATCAATCAAGCGTAAACCTTCATTTCTATTCAAAAAGAATTACCTCTTAAATAATTCTGAAACGAAATCATTTCTAAAAGATCCTTTACCAACATGCTACAGATTTATAGAATGGCTTGAGAGGCGATTTAATTTTATTCTTTTGTTTTTAAGTCAAGAATTTGCATTTTATACAATCTACTAA
- a CDS encoding MATE family efflux transporter, producing the protein MTLSDYTKEFKLNWKLAAPVMLGMLGHTFVQFIDNIMVGQLGTAELAAVSLGNSFMFIAMSIGIGFSTAITPIVAEADAAKNFNEGKSSFKHGLFLCAILGLVLFLSVFLAKPLLYFMKQPVEVVELALPYLNLVAFSLIPLIIFQAFKQFSDGLSMTRYPMYATVLANLVNVVLNYLLIFGKFGFPELGIVGAAYGTLVSRIIMVIYLWWLLAKKEKSKAYVTNIKLFVLDKLMLKKVINLGYPSAMQMFFEVAIFTAAIWLSGLLGKNPQAANQIALNLSSMTFMVVMGLSVASMIRVGNQKGLHQYFELRRIAFSIFLLAIILSTCFAILFFIFHNQLPKLYVDYKDAENLIDNIEVVSIASKLMIAAAIFQISDGIQVVVLGALRGLQDVKIPTVITFVSYWMIGFPISYYLGKEDAYGSFGIWLGLIAGLTVAAILLFIRFNYLTKKLILNSTNS; encoded by the coding sequence TTGACTTTATCAGATTACACAAAAGAATTTAAACTTAATTGGAAATTAGCTGCTCCAGTAATGCTAGGAATGCTAGGCCATACCTTTGTTCAGTTTATTGATAACATCATGGTTGGTCAGCTTGGAACAGCAGAATTAGCTGCAGTATCCTTAGGAAATAGCTTTATGTTCATCGCCATGTCTATTGGTATTGGGTTTTCTACAGCAATCACACCAATTGTTGCTGAGGCTGATGCCGCAAAAAATTTTAATGAAGGTAAATCTTCATTTAAGCATGGTTTGTTTTTATGTGCCATTTTAGGATTAGTATTATTTTTGTCTGTTTTTTTAGCCAAACCACTCCTGTATTTTATGAAGCAACCCGTTGAGGTTGTAGAACTTGCTTTACCATATCTTAATCTTGTCGCATTTTCTTTAATTCCTTTAATAATTTTTCAAGCGTTTAAACAATTTAGTGACGGGCTTTCAATGACGAGATATCCTATGTATGCTACCGTTTTAGCTAATTTAGTTAATGTAGTATTAAACTATCTACTCATCTTTGGGAAGTTTGGTTTTCCTGAATTGGGAATCGTTGGTGCTGCATATGGGACTCTTGTTTCTAGAATTATTATGGTCATTTATCTTTGGTGGTTACTTGCTAAAAAAGAGAAATCTAAAGCTTATGTGACTAATATTAAGTTATTCGTATTGGATAAATTAATGCTTAAAAAAGTAATCAACTTAGGATATCCAAGTGCTATGCAAATGTTTTTTGAAGTCGCGATATTTACAGCTGCAATTTGGCTTAGTGGTTTGCTAGGAAAGAATCCTCAAGCGGCTAATCAAATAGCATTAAATTTATCGTCAATGACCTTTATGGTTGTTATGGGACTAAGTGTGGCTTCTATGATTAGAGTTGGAAATCAAAAAGGACTGCATCAATATTTTGAATTAAGACGCATTGCATTTTCAATTTTTTTATTAGCTATTATTTTATCGACATGCTTTGCTATACTTTTCTTTATCTTTCATAATCAACTTCCCAAATTATATGTAGATTATAAGGATGCCGAAAATTTAATAGACAATATTGAAGTTGTGAGTATCGCATCTAAACTAATGATTGCTGCTGCTATTTTTCAGATAAGTGATGGAATTCAAGTGGTTGTTTTGGGTGCTTTAAGAGGATTGCAAGATGTTAAAATTCCAACTGTGATTACGTTTGTGTCTTATTGGATGATCGGATTTCCAATTAGCTATTATTTGGGTAAAGAAGATGCTTATGGTAGCTTCGGAATTTGGCTAGGATTAATAGCAGGATTAACAGTCGCTGCAATTTTATTGTTTATTAGGTTTAATTATCTAACTAAAAAGTTAATTTTGAATTCAACTAACAGTTAA
- the mnmA gene encoding tRNA 2-thiouridine(34) synthase MnmA, translating to MKRVIVGLSGGVDSSVAAYLLQEQGYEVIGLFMKNWHDDSVTISDECPWLDDSNDAMLVADKLGIPFQTVDLSEQYKARIVDYMFDEYQKGRTPNPDVLCNREIKFDVFMKIALDLGADYVATGHYCRKGIIEKDGSDVYQLLAGTDTNKDQSYFLCQLSQKQLAKALFPIGELTKPEVREIATKLDLVTADKKDSQGLCFIGKVRLPEFLQQKLKPKEGVIVEVPKDSELYHSETPKFDSKEGELECFARRIEYSVTDGSVVGKHQGAHYFTKGQRKGLAVGGTIEPLFVIETDVNQNVIYTGQGKSHPGLLKTTLFVTNEELHWVREDLTIADGESMTIKARIRYRQTLENATIYKVNKGLFVEFETPQSAITEGQFVAWYLEDELVGSGVIS from the coding sequence ATGAAAAGAGTTATAGTTGGACTTTCAGGAGGTGTAGATTCAAGTGTTGCTGCTTACTTATTACAAGAGCAAGGTTATGAAGTGATTGGTTTGTTTATGAAAAACTGGCATGACGATTCTGTAACCATTTCTGACGAATGTCCTTGGCTAGATGATAGTAATGATGCGATGCTAGTTGCAGATAAATTAGGCATTCCGTTTCAAACTGTAGATTTAAGTGAGCAATACAAAGCACGTATTGTAGATTACATGTTTGACGAATATCAAAAAGGAAGAACTCCAAATCCAGATGTACTTTGTAATCGAGAAATCAAGTTTGATGTGTTTATGAAAATAGCTCTCGATCTTGGAGCAGATTACGTGGCGACTGGTCATTATTGTAGAAAAGGAATCATTGAAAAAGATGGAAGCGATGTTTATCAATTGCTTGCTGGTACTGATACTAATAAAGATCAATCTTATTTTTTATGCCAATTATCTCAAAAGCAATTAGCCAAAGCATTATTTCCAATAGGTGAATTAACAAAACCAGAAGTTAGAGAGATTGCTACAAAACTAGATTTGGTTACAGCAGATAAAAAAGATTCTCAAGGTTTATGTTTTATTGGAAAAGTGAGATTGCCTGAATTTCTTCAGCAAAAACTAAAACCAAAAGAAGGTGTTATTGTGGAGGTTCCTAAAGATTCAGAGTTGTATCATTCAGAAACTCCTAAATTTGATTCTAAAGAAGGTGAATTAGAATGCTTTGCAAGGCGAATTGAGTATTCTGTAACTGATGGATCAGTTGTTGGAAAACATCAAGGTGCTCATTATTTTACAAAAGGACAACGAAAAGGTCTCGCTGTTGGTGGCACAATTGAACCACTTTTTGTTATAGAAACTGATGTGAATCAAAATGTGATTTATACTGGTCAAGGTAAAAGTCATCCAGGTTTATTGAAAACGACCTTATTTGTAACTAATGAAGAATTGCATTGGGTTCGTGAAGATTTAACGATTGCTGATGGTGAATCTATGACAATAAAAGCCAGAATTCGTTATCGCCAAACACTTGAAAATGCAACAATTTATAAAGTGAATAAAGGACTTTTTGTTGAATTTGAAACGCCTCAATCTGCAATTACTGAAGGACAATTTGTAGCTTGGTATTTAGAGGATGAATTAGTAGGTTCAGGAGTTATTTCTTAA
- a CDS encoding NAD-dependent epimerase/dehydratase family protein has translation MKILVTGAVGFIGSHTAERLHSLGHEVVALDNFNDYYSLDLKHLNAKALTEKGIPILKKDLCDSTFAEDMPNDFNYIFHFAAQPGISQTSTFEDYLSNNVFATKNLVDFALSCSNLKLFINISTSSIYGLVATFTEDEAPKPASYYGVTKLAGEQLVLQKSREELLKACSLRLYSVIGPRERPEKMYTKLISLGLEGKSFPLFEGSDKHLRSFTYVEDIVDGIVSVIGKEAVVNGEAINLGTEVEHTTKEGIEAVEKILGKSIELNIIPKRPGDQSRTKANIDKARKLLNYNPKTTLLEAVKKQAEWYKKNFIN, from the coding sequence ATGAAAATACTAGTTACAGGTGCAGTTGGTTTTATTGGTTCTCACACTGCTGAACGTCTACATAGTTTGGGGCATGAGGTCGTTGCATTAGATAATTTTAATGATTACTATAGCTTAGATTTAAAGCATCTGAATGCTAAGGCTTTAACTGAAAAAGGGATTCCTATTCTTAAAAAAGATTTATGTGATTCAACTTTTGCTGAAGATATGCCAAATGATTTCAATTATATTTTTCATTTTGCAGCGCAACCAGGTATTTCTCAAACGTCAACTTTTGAAGATTATTTGTCTAATAATGTTTTTGCTACCAAGAATTTAGTCGATTTCGCCTTGTCTTGTTCTAATTTAAAACTCTTTATAAATATTAGTACCTCTTCAATTTATGGTTTGGTTGCCACATTTACGGAAGACGAAGCGCCAAAGCCTGCTTCATATTACGGAGTTACAAAATTAGCAGGTGAACAATTGGTTTTGCAAAAGAGTAGGGAAGAACTACTGAAGGCTTGTTCTTTAAGATTGTATTCTGTTATTGGTCCGAGAGAACGACCTGAAAAAATGTACACTAAGCTTATTTCATTAGGTCTAGAAGGAAAATCATTTCCATTATTTGAAGGTAGTGATAAACATTTACGAAGCTTTACATATGTAGAAGATATTGTAGATGGAATTGTTAGTGTTATTGGTAAGGAAGCTGTTGTTAATGGTGAAGCTATTAATCTAGGAACAGAAGTAGAGCATACTACAAAAGAAGGGATTGAAGCTGTTGAAAAAATCTTAGGAAAATCAATAGAACTTAATATCATTCCGAAGCGTCCAGGAGATCAATCGCGAACAAAAGCTAATATCGATAAAGCCAGAAAGTTACTGAATTACAATCCGAAAACCACCTTGTTAGAAGCTGTAAAAAAGCAAGCGGAATGGTATAAAAAGAATTTTATAAATTAA
- a CDS encoding TolB-like translocation protein, with translation MKFITLLCFCFTSITYSQPKDTYVIPFLKDIVTQFPNVRDISLTANENEVIFSAQSVMGDVSALVHVTKNNTGWSIPEVLPFSGQYFDIEPHFSSDGLTLYFVSNRPLDEKSSESKDFDIWFVNRNDSNSKWSEPQNIGAPINTEMDEFYPIITDSKNIYFTLDNKSLKRKDDIYISEYINGNYTTPKPLGNTINSEGYEFNAFIAPDESFLIYSCYNRKDGFGSGDLYISYKTNNNEWSEAKNMGPSVNTDKMDYCPFVDMSSKTLYFTSKRNSTPKQFNAKMTIEELKTVFNTYQNGLSRLYKMQILDLKTKE, from the coding sequence ATGAAATTTATTACACTCCTCTGTTTTTGCTTTACATCAATTACATATTCTCAACCTAAAGACACTTATGTCATTCCTTTTTTAAAAGATATAGTCACTCAATTTCCGAATGTTAGAGATATCTCTTTAACTGCAAACGAGAATGAAGTCATTTTTTCGGCACAAAGTGTTATGGGAGATGTTTCAGCATTAGTACATGTTACAAAGAACAATACTGGCTGGTCAATTCCAGAAGTTCTTCCTTTTTCTGGACAATACTTTGATATTGAACCACATTTTTCAAGTGATGGACTCACATTATACTTTGTTTCGAATAGGCCTTTAGATGAAAAGTCTTCAGAATCTAAAGATTTTGACATTTGGTTTGTAAATCGAAATGATTCCAACTCTAAATGGTCTGAACCTCAAAATATAGGTGCTCCAATAAATACTGAAATGGATGAATTTTATCCAATAATCACAGATTCAAAAAACATATACTTTACACTTGACAACAAATCTTTGAAGAGAAAAGATGACATTTATATCAGTGAATATATAAATGGAAATTATACAACTCCAAAACCTTTAGGAAACACTATAAATAGTGAAGGCTACGAGTTTAATGCTTTTATAGCTCCAGATGAATCCTTTTTAATTTATTCATGTTATAATAGAAAAGATGGCTTTGGAAGTGGTGATCTTTATATCAGTTATAAAACAAATAACAATGAATGGAGTGAAGCCAAAAATATGGGTCCATCTGTAAACACTGATAAAATGGATTATTGCCCTTTTGTAGATATGAGTTCTAAAACTTTATACTTCACAAGTAAACGCAATTCGACACCTAAACAATTTAATGCAAAAATGACTATTGAAGAATTAAAAACTGTATTTAATACATATCAAAATGGACTTAGTAGATTGTATAAAATGCAAATTCTTGACTTAAAAACAAAAGAATAA
- a CDS encoding S8 family serine peptidase, translating into MKKLLLLGILLFQYLSFAQEHAWVYLTDKENVAASIANPILILTQNAIDRKADKNIPIDERDVPVNENYITQLKSETGIIVMAKSKWFNAVYVIGLEEVNISDLMDLDFVESIDFANKQLNAESRIALNNNKFEIEESLIDFDYGNTLNQVEMIGVDHLHLSDYTGEGVVVAVLDAGFPNVDTIDAFQRLRDNDDLLGGYDFVSRNSNVYEYDGNEHGTRVLSDMAGFIQDEFVGTAPDASYYLFRTEDSSGEMPVEESYWVEAAERADSLGVHIINSSLGYRVFDNDNYSYMPSDMNGTTAFITKGANIANEKGILVVNSAGNSGNSDWQIVGAPADASGVLSIGAVDSDGNYASFSSRGDANQPTQKPDVVARGASAAVVNSSNEIISNSGTSFSSPIMAGGIASLWQALPDATNEEIKQYVRMSASQYNTPDFFLGFGIPNLELALDIGLSLSEEEFVRFKVFPNPVSNSLNVQIPTSSEPTNLKIYTMLGKLVLEKNITKSESILDLSSMASGVYMMSFESNIGSKTFKLIKS; encoded by the coding sequence ATGAAAAAACTATTACTCTTAGGCATATTACTTTTTCAATACTTGTCTTTTGCACAAGAACATGCTTGGGTTTATCTTACAGATAAAGAAAATGTAGCTGCTTCAATAGCTAATCCAATCTTAATTTTAACTCAAAACGCAATCGATAGGAAAGCAGATAAGAACATACCTATTGATGAGCGTGATGTTCCTGTTAACGAAAATTACATTACGCAACTTAAAAGTGAAACCGGAATTATAGTCATGGCAAAATCAAAATGGTTTAATGCTGTGTATGTGATAGGATTAGAAGAAGTCAATATTAGTGATCTTATGGATTTAGACTTTGTTGAATCTATTGATTTTGCTAATAAACAACTTAATGCAGAATCACGAATCGCTTTGAATAATAATAAATTTGAAATCGAAGAAAGTCTTATCGATTTCGATTATGGTAATACTCTAAATCAAGTAGAAATGATAGGTGTAGATCATTTACATCTGTCAGATTATACAGGAGAAGGTGTTGTCGTTGCCGTTTTAGACGCAGGCTTTCCTAATGTTGATACTATCGATGCTTTTCAGCGTTTAAGAGATAATGATGATTTATTAGGAGGCTATGATTTTGTTAGTCGAAACAGTAATGTTTACGAATATGATGGCAACGAACATGGTACAAGAGTATTAAGTGATATGGCTGGTTTTATTCAAGATGAATTTGTAGGTACTGCTCCAGATGCGTCTTATTATTTGTTTAGAACTGAAGATTCTTCAGGTGAAATGCCAGTTGAAGAAAGTTATTGGGTTGAAGCTGCTGAACGTGCAGATAGTCTTGGTGTACATATAATAAATTCGTCTTTAGGCTATCGCGTATTTGATAATGACAACTATAGCTATATGCCAAGTGATATGAATGGTACCACCGCTTTTATTACAAAAGGCGCAAATATTGCTAACGAAAAAGGAATTCTTGTTGTAAACTCTGCAGGTAATTCTGGTAATAGTGATTGGCAAATTGTTGGTGCTCCAGCTGATGCTTCAGGTGTTTTAAGTATTGGAGCTGTCGATTCAGATGGGAATTATGCATCCTTTAGTTCTAGAGGTGATGCTAATCAACCCACTCAAAAACCAGATGTAGTTGCTCGTGGAGCTTCAGCAGCTGTAGTGAATTCAAGTAATGAAATAATTAGCAATAGCGGAACTTCGTTTAGTTCTCCAATTATGGCTGGAGGAATTGCGTCCTTATGGCAAGCTTTGCCAGATGCTACTAATGAAGAAATTAAACAATATGTAAGGATGTCTGCATCACAATATAATACTCCTGACTTCTTTTTAGGTTTTGGTATACCAAATTTAGAATTAGCTCTTGACATTGGTTTGTCACTTTCTGAAGAAGAATTTGTCCGTTTTAAAGTGTTTCCAAATCCTGTTTCAAACAGTCTTAATGTTCAAATTCCAACAAGTTCTGAACCAACGAATTTGAAAATATATACGATGTTAGGAAAACTCGTTTTAGAGAAAAATATTACAAAATCAGAATCTATATTAGATCTATCTTCAATGGCTTCAGGAGTTTATATGATGTCTTTTGAGTCTAATATTGGATCCAAAACATTCAAACTTATAAAATCATAA
- a CDS encoding phosphatase PAP2 family protein: MLEELVQFDTELFVYLNGLGTEAWDGFWMFYTTKFNWIPFYAVLLYLLYKRLTMKMFLVTILVIILMITFTDQITNLFKKVLVMRMRPCYNSEINDIIRLVKDSCGGKFGYFSGHASNSMSVAVFISLMLRSKYKYLPYLLFVWAVAMGYSRIYVGVHYPLDVLSGMLFGSFSGFLFYRLFKFLQKKYDEN; the protein is encoded by the coding sequence ATGTTAGAAGAATTAGTACAATTTGATACCGAATTATTTGTGTACCTAAACGGATTAGGTACAGAAGCATGGGATGGTTTTTGGATGTTTTATACCACCAAGTTTAATTGGATTCCGTTTTATGCAGTGCTACTCTATTTATTGTACAAACGGCTTACAATGAAAATGTTTTTAGTCACGATTCTGGTTATAATACTGATGATAACATTCACAGATCAAATCACAAACCTGTTTAAAAAAGTGTTGGTCATGCGTATGCGACCTTGTTATAATTCTGAAATAAATGATATCATTAGGTTGGTTAAAGATTCGTGTGGTGGTAAATTTGGGTATTTCTCTGGTCACGCTTCTAATTCAATGTCTGTTGCAGTATTTATCAGTTTAATGTTACGATCTAAATACAAATACTTGCCATATCTCTTATTTGTTTGGGCTGTAGCTATGGGTTATAGTAGAATTTATGTTGGTGTTCATTATCCTTTAGATGTGTTAAGCGGCATGTTATTTGGATCGTTTTCAGGCTTCTTGTTTTACAGGCTTTTTAAATTTCTTCAAAAGAAATATGATGAAAATTAA
- a CDS encoding glycosyltransferase, protein MSFKFTIIIPIYNEKDNLKRLEEELLAFIQTSTITTKVLLINDGSTDESQISIESICNRNKNFSFLLFDTNYGLSTALKAGFDYTDTEFVGYIDADLQTSPKDFNSLLEHISTYDLVTGVRKNRNDGFIKKISSKIANSIRRAFTNDGMDDTGCPLKVIKTEYAKRIPMFRGLHRFLPAMILLQGGTVKQIPIQHFPRLAGTSKFGITNRLLGPLIDCFAYLWMKKKRIHYKVSKQQL, encoded by the coding sequence ATGTCATTTAAATTCACCATAATTATTCCTATCTATAATGAGAAAGACAATTTAAAGCGTCTTGAAGAAGAATTATTGGCATTTATTCAAACGTCAACAATAACTACAAAAGTTTTACTTATTAATGATGGTTCAACAGACGAGAGTCAAATTAGTATTGAATCTATTTGTAATAGAAATAAAAACTTTAGTTTCTTATTATTTGATACTAACTACGGATTAAGTACTGCTCTAAAAGCAGGATTTGATTATACAGACACTGAATTTGTTGGATATATTGATGCCGATTTGCAAACTTCTCCAAAAGATTTTAATTCATTATTAGAACATATCAGCACCTATGATTTGGTGACAGGTGTTCGTAAAAACAGAAATGATGGGTTTATAAAAAAGATATCTTCAAAAATAGCAAATAGCATTCGTAGAGCTTTTACCAATGATGGAATGGATGATACTGGCTGTCCATTAAAAGTAATTAAAACCGAATATGCAAAACGGATTCCAATGTTTAGAGGTTTGCATCGATTTTTACCTGCAATGATTCTTCTACAAGGCGGAACTGTTAAACAAATTCCTATTCAACATTTCCCAAGACTAGCCGGAACTTCAAAATTTGGAATAACAAATCGATTACTTGGACCATTAATTGATTGCTTTGCTTACTTATGGATGAAGAAAAAAAGAATTCATTATAAGGTTAGTAAACAACAGCTTTAA
- the meaB gene encoding methylmalonyl Co-A mutase-associated GTPase MeaB, giving the protein MTKKSKSSALQHKEGVSQSEITNASSITKIQQQRKAKPTAQELISQIIKGNITALSRAITLVESSNLKHLEQANDVIKGCLPYANTSIRIGITGVPGVGKSTFIEAFGMHLTSIGKKVAVLAVDPSSSLSKGSILGDKTRMEDLVKNQNAFIRPSPSGNSLGGVARKTRETIILCEAAGFDTIMIETVGVGQSEIAVHSMVDFFLLLKLAGAGDELQGIKRGIIEMADAIAINKADGDNLKAAKLAKVEFNRALHLYPQKNSEWQPKVLLCSALNREGIEDLWKVVRSYIEHSKANNYFDQNRTEQNKFWLLQTIEDRLKSDFFNQTTIKDALKRQLQLIEDSKTTPFVAAEYLLNL; this is encoded by the coding sequence TTGACCAAAAAATCGAAATCTTCTGCTTTACAACATAAAGAAGGTGTTTCTCAATCTGAAATCACTAACGCATCTTCTATTACAAAAATTCAACAACAGCGTAAAGCAAAACCAACTGCACAGGAATTAATTTCTCAAATTATTAAAGGCAATATTACTGCTTTAAGTAGAGCAATTACACTAGTTGAAAGTTCAAACCTCAAACATTTAGAACAAGCTAACGACGTTATAAAAGGGTGTTTACCATACGCAAATACGTCTATTAGAATTGGAATTACAGGCGTTCCTGGTGTTGGCAAAAGTACTTTTATTGAAGCTTTCGGAATGCATCTCACTTCCATTGGAAAGAAGGTTGCTGTTTTAGCTGTTGATCCTAGTAGCAGTTTAAGTAAAGGAAGTATTCTTGGTGACAAAACCAGAATGGAAGATTTGGTAAAAAATCAAAATGCATTCATTAGACCTTCACCTTCTGGAAATTCTTTAGGTGGTGTGGCTCGTAAAACTCGTGAAACCATTATTTTATGTGAAGCGGCTGGATTTGATACTATTATGATTGAAACTGTTGGTGTTGGACAAAGTGAAATTGCAGTACACAGTATGGTAGATTTCTTTCTGTTATTAAAATTAGCAGGTGCTGGAGATGAATTACAAGGCATTAAGCGAGGCATTATTGAAATGGCTGATGCGATTGCTATTAATAAAGCAGATGGCGATAACCTTAAAGCCGCAAAGCTTGCTAAAGTAGAATTTAATAGAGCTTTACATCTATATCCTCAAAAAAATTCTGAATGGCAACCAAAGGTCCTATTATGTAGTGCTTTAAATAGAGAAGGTATTGAAGATTTATGGAAGGTGGTACGTTCTTATATAGAACACTCAAAAGCGAACAATTACTTTGATCAAAATAGAACAGAACAAAATAAATTCTGGTTATTACAAACTATTGAAGACCGATTGAAATCTGATTTTTTTAATCAGACTACAATTAAAGACGCATTAAAACGTCAGTTACAATTAATTGAAGATAGTAAAACCACTCCATTTGTCGCTGCGGAATATTTGCTTAATTTATAA
- a CDS encoding NAD(P)H-dependent flavin oxidoreductase, which yields MANKITELFNIKYPIIQAGMIWNSGWKLASAASNAGALGLIGAGSMYPDVLREHIQKCKNATDKPFGVNVPMLYPNIEEIMDIIVKEDVKIVFTSAGNPKTWTTWLKDRGITVVHVVSSVKFALKAQEAGVDAVVAEGFEAGGHNGREETTTLTLIPMVKEQLSIPLIAAGGIATGTTMLAVMILGADAVQVGSRFVASEEASAHQAFKKVVVDAKEGDTQLTLKELAPVRLIKNKFFNELQELYKKGTSTEELKAHLGRARAKRGMFEGDLEDGELEIGQIAGLIHDIKPAAEIVNDMILEFVEAQKKASQSFY from the coding sequence ATGGCAAATAAAATCACTGAGCTTTTCAACATTAAATACCCAATAATTCAAGCTGGAATGATTTGGAATAGTGGTTGGAAATTAGCTTCGGCAGCTAGCAACGCTGGAGCATTGGGTTTAATTGGAGCAGGATCTATGTATCCTGATGTGTTGAGAGAACACATTCAAAAATGTAAAAATGCTACTGATAAACCTTTTGGTGTTAATGTTCCGATGCTGTATCCTAACATCGAAGAGATTATGGATATCATTGTGAAAGAAGACGTGAAAATCGTATTTACTTCTGCAGGAAATCCTAAGACTTGGACCACTTGGTTAAAAGACAGAGGAATTACTGTTGTTCATGTGGTAAGTAGTGTGAAATTTGCTCTTAAAGCTCAAGAAGCTGGAGTAGATGCTGTTGTTGCTGAAGGCTTTGAAGCAGGTGGACATAATGGTAGAGAAGAAACAACGACTCTTACATTAATTCCAATGGTGAAAGAACAATTGAGTATTCCACTAATTGCAGCTGGTGGAATCGCAACTGGGACTACAATGTTAGCCGTTATGATTTTAGGGGCTGATGCTGTACAAGTAGGAAGTAGATTCGTTGCAAGTGAAGAAGCTTCTGCTCATCAGGCTTTTAAGAAGGTTGTTGTAGATGCGAAAGAAGGTGATACACAATTGACTTTAAAAGAATTAGCACCTGTAAGGCTTATAAAAAATAAATTTTTCAATGAGTTGCAAGAACTCTATAAAAAGGGAACTTCTACTGAAGAATTAAAGGCTCATCTTGGAAGAGCTAGAGCAAAACGTGGCATGTTTGAAGGTGATCTTGAAGATGGTGAATTAGAAATCGGACAAATTGCTGGGTTAATTCATGATATAAAACCTGCTGCAGAGATAGTTAATGATATGATTTTAGAATTCGTTGAAGCGCAAAAAAAAGCAAGTCAATCATTTTATTGA